Proteins encoded in a region of the Cytobacillus pseudoceanisediminis genome:
- a CDS encoding transglutaminase domain-containing protein gives MPKKSPITLLMLVLASFLFLSACSSESSSEAKAEKKEEDKYEKLVKEKNKELELEPLELTSYSEEVGAALKNPEYKEFAANGRVAVQGEIEKYSDLKSDYAWIKVRSTEDGPAGNDLEYYTPIKEGKFKQNIRLFNGEGEYKITVQLPSTDSENYYYDLASFTVHNVNPNAERDLTYTPFGQEADLTLDIESSYINGNEVFHLKGEAGSLSDSDTIMLKLNKESDMWKHVIPLKDGKFSYDVPLFYGKGLHELEVLVPDRERENYYQTATTILIDNESDRTMSPIEYSKTYEERGVALEYPQYGGEESDGVFFVKGKIDPQAEFGPETDHIYITTKKGEDEALDVIPVEDFTFDDSFYLRFGQGTYEVTLSVPEIKEENSDYFRYYGFAKFEVESTGEDKRDLLPSRGVQSDAPQITELAKELTEGISGEREKAKAVYDFVAKNVSYDVNKLETDDFSWDDSALKTLDSKTGVCQDYSYLAIALLRASNMEARFVEGTAFGGFWPQKHAWVEVKVDGSWLTMDPTWGAGYIKDDKFVAAFNEKYFDPNKEEFEKTHNRTGVSY, from the coding sequence ATGCCAAAGAAAAGCCCCATCACCCTATTGATGTTAGTATTAGCCAGCTTTCTCTTCCTTTCAGCCTGCAGCTCAGAAAGCAGTTCAGAGGCCAAAGCAGAGAAAAAGGAAGAAGACAAATATGAAAAACTGGTTAAAGAGAAAAACAAGGAACTTGAGCTCGAACCTCTGGAGCTGACTTCTTACAGCGAGGAAGTGGGAGCGGCTTTGAAGAATCCGGAGTATAAGGAGTTTGCTGCTAATGGCAGGGTGGCTGTGCAGGGAGAGATCGAGAAGTATTCGGACCTAAAATCAGACTATGCCTGGATTAAGGTTCGTTCCACAGAGGATGGACCGGCAGGGAACGATCTTGAATACTACACACCCATCAAAGAAGGGAAGTTCAAGCAGAATATCCGTTTATTTAATGGGGAAGGCGAGTACAAGATAACCGTTCAGCTTCCGAGTACGGATAGTGAGAATTACTATTATGATCTTGCCTCGTTCACTGTCCACAATGTGAATCCAAATGCGGAACGGGATCTGACGTATACTCCGTTTGGCCAGGAGGCAGATCTGACTCTGGATATTGAATCAAGCTATATAAATGGCAATGAAGTATTCCATTTAAAAGGGGAAGCGGGAAGCCTATCAGACAGCGATACGATCATGCTTAAGCTGAATAAGGAATCGGATATGTGGAAGCATGTCATTCCGCTTAAGGACGGAAAGTTTTCCTATGATGTGCCATTATTCTATGGAAAAGGGCTTCACGAGCTTGAGGTGCTTGTCCCTGACAGGGAAAGGGAAAATTACTATCAGACGGCTACAACTATCTTAATAGACAACGAATCTGATAGGACGATGAGCCCTATCGAATATTCTAAAACGTATGAGGAGCGGGGAGTGGCACTTGAATACCCGCAATATGGCGGTGAGGAATCTGACGGTGTCTTTTTTGTAAAAGGAAAAATTGATCCGCAGGCAGAATTTGGCCCTGAAACCGATCATATTTACATTACCACTAAAAAGGGTGAGGACGAAGCACTGGATGTTATTCCAGTAGAAGACTTCACATTTGATGATTCGTTTTATTTAAGGTTCGGCCAGGGCACATATGAAGTCACACTAAGTGTTCCTGAAATTAAAGAAGAAAACAGTGATTATTTCCGTTATTATGGATTTGCCAAGTTTGAGGTAGAGTCAACAGGCGAGGATAAGCGGGACCTTCTGCCTTCAAGAGGCGTTCAGTCAGATGCACCGCAAATTACTGAACTGGCGAAAGAATTGACAGAAGGCATAAGCGGTGAAAGGGAAAAAGCGAAGGCTGTATATGATTTTGTCGCGAAAAACGTTTCATATGATGTGAATAAACTTGAAACAGATGACTTCAGCTGGGATGATAGTGCACTCAAGACACTGGATTCCAAAACGGGCGTATGCCAGGATTATTCGTATCTTGCCATTGCCCTGCTCCGGGCAAGCAATATGGAAGCCCGTTTTGTCGAAGGGACTGCTTTCGGCGGATTTTGGCCGCAGAAGCATGCATGGGTGGAAGTGAAAGTGGATGGAAGCTGGCTTACTATGGATCCTACATGGGGAGCGGGATATATTAAAGATGATAAATTCGTGGCAGCTTTCAATGAAAAATACTTTGACCCGAATAAAGAAGAGTTTGAAAAAACACATAACCGCACAGGTGTATCCTATTAA
- a CDS encoding DUF5381 family protein, with translation MIQKKGETVIIKGSKFMYVWMFLATVGFLLACIFLIIHGLKFNSKYSFLYLGGGIVLTPFYLHLTLWSLPGLIPGRVLLKIVPGDKGTVIAPKGHVLIKNIQKIDLIRNPLNLINDIVIETFDDKKIKICTYNLLDDGDFQVIVDQYIFPYMTDNARKVWDRKIDLDKLREEDNYVRQEHRIE, from the coding sequence ATGATTCAGAAAAAAGGCGAAACGGTAATCATAAAAGGTTCTAAGTTCATGTATGTATGGATGTTTTTGGCTACAGTTGGATTTTTGCTTGCGTGTATCTTCTTAATCATTCATGGATTGAAATTCAACTCTAAGTATTCTTTCCTCTATCTTGGTGGAGGAATTGTTTTAACTCCCTTCTATCTTCATTTGACTCTTTGGAGTCTGCCTGGATTAATCCCAGGAAGGGTTTTGCTGAAAATAGTTCCAGGGGATAAAGGTACAGTTATTGCACCAAAAGGCCATGTTTTAATAAAAAACATTCAAAAAATTGATTTAATAAGAAATCCATTAAACCTTATAAATGATATTGTTATTGAAACCTTCGATGATAAAAAAATAAAGATTTGCACCTATAATCTCTTGGATGATGGTGATTTTCAGGTAATTGTTGATCAATACATTTTTCCTTATATGACTGACAATGCCAGAAAAGTATGGGATCGGAAAATCGATCTGGATAAGTTAAGGGAAGAAGATAACTATGTTAGGCAGGAACATAGGATTGAGTAA
- a CDS encoding DUF5381 family protein encodes MIEKKGEAVLIKSSKFMYVWMFLATVGFLLACIFLITHGLKFNSKYSFLYLGGGIVLTPFYLYLTIWSLPGLMPGKVLFKILPGEKGTVNAKKGTVSISNIRNINLVRNPINLINDIVIETFNDKKIKIRTYNLLGDLDYEMIVDQYIYPYMTENAKKVWDRKVDLERLRKVARYERKEPKIE; translated from the coding sequence ATGATTGAGAAAAAAGGAGAAGCTGTATTAATAAAAAGTTCTAAGTTCATGTATGTATGGATGTTTTTAGCTACAGTAGGATTTTTACTTGCTTGTATCTTCTTAATTACACATGGACTGAAATTTAATTCTAAATATTCTTTCCTCTATCTTGGCGGAGGAATCGTATTAACTCCCTTCTATCTTTATTTGACTATTTGGAGTCTGCCTGGATTAATGCCAGGAAAGGTTTTGTTTAAAATACTCCCGGGAGAAAAAGGAACAGTTAATGCTAAAAAAGGTACGGTATCTATAAGTAATATTCGTAATATCAATTTAGTTAGAAATCCTATAAATTTAATCAATGACATTGTTATTGAAACATTCAATGATAAAAAGATAAAAATTAGAACATATAATCTTCTTGGTGACTTAGATTATGAAATGATTGTAGATCAATACATTTATCCATATATGACTGAAAATGCAAAAAAGGTCTGGGATCGAAAGGTAGATCTTGAACGTCTTCGTAAAGTGGCAAGATACGAGAGAAAAGAACCTAAAATTGAATAA
- a CDS encoding glycine zipper domain-containing protein, giving the protein MGNEISVNPDRLEDLANDLVTRLSRVEDEYRNLHMELADLINSAPAEYRHCFYHVGDPWGTGNQLVGQLSEMEIDLRMVANKFADADNLVGKLYKLYEQYGAVTALGALMTKQLAFYGLGFTQFIKDADGVFTYKHMAALQKVTDKIDESKKLGTMARAFLGPLYLRSKYKDVPLADLIHRKIAKYLPDDVAKFAGSSRAFFDEIKYKTFNPTTFKSFVSTGAKFAKTNALSTVVLTGAMEVGGMGLKISENYAKYGNNPDVLKRENAKAIGNAVNNTVAISGGAITGAVIGGALGSLVGPVGTVVGAAAGSFVGGIIGEKAAKLTAGIAEKGAILIKEPLHHGVEFFKGGFEKAGKAVEAANKGIDIVNKQIKETMSDPVGKIKDIGKGLSKAKETAGSLLDGAKGFLDKKLSFF; this is encoded by the coding sequence ATGGGAAATGAAATATCTGTCAATCCAGATCGCCTGGAAGACCTGGCAAATGACTTGGTTACTCGTTTGTCCAGAGTTGAAGACGAATACAGAAACCTCCATATGGAGCTTGCAGATTTGATTAACAGCGCTCCGGCGGAATATAGGCATTGCTTCTATCATGTAGGGGATCCTTGGGGTACTGGTAATCAGCTGGTTGGGCAGCTCAGTGAAATGGAGATTGACCTGAGAATGGTCGCGAATAAATTTGCTGACGCAGATAATCTGGTCGGTAAGTTGTATAAGCTATATGAGCAATATGGTGCCGTAACAGCCCTCGGAGCATTGATGACAAAACAGCTTGCTTTTTACGGGTTGGGCTTTACTCAATTTATAAAGGATGCTGATGGTGTATTTACCTATAAACATATGGCGGCCCTTCAGAAGGTAACAGATAAAATTGATGAATCTAAAAAGTTGGGAACGATGGCAAGAGCGTTCCTGGGTCCATTATATTTGAGAAGTAAGTATAAAGATGTACCACTTGCGGATTTAATTCATAGAAAAATTGCTAAATATCTACCGGATGATGTGGCGAAGTTTGCGGGTAGCTCCAGAGCTTTTTTTGATGAAATTAAATATAAAACTTTTAATCCAACTACGTTTAAATCTTTTGTTAGTACTGGTGCCAAATTCGCTAAAACAAATGCATTAAGTACAGTTGTTTTAACCGGTGCAATGGAAGTCGGAGGAATGGGGCTTAAAATTTCAGAGAACTATGCTAAGTACGGAAATAACCCGGATGTTTTGAAGCGTGAAAATGCTAAAGCGATTGGTAATGCTGTAAATAATACAGTAGCTATCTCAGGAGGAGCAATTACAGGTGCAGTAATAGGAGGAGCTTTAGGTAGTTTAGTTGGACCGGTTGGAACAGTTGTGGGTGCAGCTGCAGGTTCATTCGTTGGTGGAATTATTGGAGAGAAAGCTGCTAAATTAACTGCTGGAATTGCTGAAAAGGGTGCTATCCTTATTAAGGAACCTTTACACCATGGAGTCGAGTTTTTTAAAGGTGGGTTTGAGAAAGCTGGAAAAGCTGTTGAAGCAGCAAATAAGGGTATTGATATTGTCAATAAACAAATTAAAGAAACAATGTCTGATCCGGTAGGGAAAATTAAAGATATTGGAAAAGGGCTGTCAAAGGCTAAGGAGACAGCTGGATCTTTATTAGATGGAGCAAAAGGGTTTTTAGATAAAAAATTATCGTTTTTTTAA
- a CDS encoding WXG100 family type VII secretion target: protein MNSSHVRALARVFQTASDDIKTEEFKLKQSVQNHADEWKGKARDKFDSALEEAGVLFQRHSDNLYNISRELESAANEVDRVREEIERQRELERLARLKEK, encoded by the coding sequence ATGAACTCATCACATGTAAGAGCCCTGGCAAGGGTATTTCAGACAGCTTCAGATGATATTAAAACAGAGGAATTCAAACTAAAGCAAAGTGTCCAAAACCATGCAGATGAATGGAAAGGCAAAGCCCGGGACAAATTTGATTCCGCATTGGAAGAAGCAGGTGTCCTCTTCCAAAGGCACTCTGATAACCTTTATAACATCAGCCGAGAACTGGAAAGCGCTGCGAATGAAGTTGACAGAGTCAGAGAAGAAATTGAAAGACAAAGAGAATTAGAGAGATTGGCAAGGCTTAAGGAAAAATAA
- the essA gene encoding type VII secretion protein EssA translates to MHEKSLYENKKEIPEEQKDLTFTKKNLDPLKEVKDQLFDGGETTNNTITAKADQLQLFSDSKQESFLKAEEQTPTEQDNKLIYLYIILLIIAIGVIMGFLIPRMAKQADN, encoded by the coding sequence TTGCATGAAAAATCGCTTTATGAAAATAAAAAAGAGATCCCCGAAGAACAAAAGGATCTTACTTTTACAAAAAAGAACCTGGATCCTTTGAAGGAAGTGAAGGATCAGCTTTTTGATGGCGGTGAAACCACTAATAATACCATCACCGCAAAAGCAGACCAGCTTCAGCTTTTTTCCGATTCTAAACAGGAAAGCTTTTTGAAGGCGGAGGAGCAAACTCCAACTGAACAAGATAACAAATTAATCTATCTTTATATTATTCTGCTTATCATTGCCATAGGTGTGATTATGGGATTCCTCATACCGAGGATGGCAAAGCAGGCCGACAATTGA
- the esaA gene encoding type VII secretion protein EsaA: MTAKTKYIVKMVLVMLLIIAAPAIFFGSIGDNPLLVRENATRTIAVVNEDTGADKEEKSLDFGEEITSILQDGSQYEWTVIGRSAAENGLKNTKYDAVVYIPSNFSKNIMSYESKQPEKASFEYTVQNQLNSLNREKVLREIQTATNRVNGKISTLYWTYVSQDLENVKSQFDTILQKEIDFQNAMLAFYKPSSKNLAEEIEQQRNMLESIQSTVKTTAESTTEGENNLSQFEENLGSFVQFVDQYKEYQDNQQNILQKMQDENVVNIQAVAGKQQPTYSEALSVLNKGNQELAGGIDSVEKQLEENSEVFGDLSAIRNDQVGRQMNALKTYFQEQEAASFNKAAENIGLLKGELSNGQQPGNPGAGSGTASNKNPGGAKANSITAASLEAPSLLGMEEERNEILSVEKEITNLKTSLETIEGTKPEQVVSALTVLPALSQRLIAVEQKLAAKDSGENPLQKIVEELQKVNAKLIEDLTNLDAAYKSLEEEKNSLLDQLGASMSFSSMINLIEEKEQQIIELGFNLAAFNNEITNTKPVKMMEYYASLIQYEDLIKNSYSQNPEKVEELVQKLNSIVAVNEEEQKVWDNLNTAIPSSQQKLTDLEGQFTAFFTDYNKKIKEQQAAIETDLNALQENANSVREQIQTSSTNTPVPVDSIDGTSVMVKQEGISQRMLMINDLVGSIGENQSNIVSYTSELEQKVQSVQQDADTLNSKWGSNVETTQMFRDDIYNLLGNTYVNGQKNGPVYEQLSNPLQISGETAAKKEESKLPPVVVLAIVLLSSLMIGYFSHYFKNAPMLVHASMFVLLNLIVGLIISIFGLNIYSMEQDRAIEWTIFTILLLTAASAIVLAGFKIGNLAGWILSVGLIAFFISPFLALTAPNINYEDPMSKVYMSIQYDSQSLFVPAILILLGIIAFLAIIPFAVRSIKDLRTKRDEDQAYEA, from the coding sequence ATGACAGCCAAAACAAAATACATCGTGAAAATGGTTTTGGTGATGCTTCTGATTATCGCCGCGCCAGCCATCTTTTTTGGCTCCATTGGCGATAATCCTCTGCTAGTCAGGGAGAATGCCACAAGAACCATAGCTGTTGTTAATGAAGATACAGGCGCTGACAAGGAAGAGAAGTCACTTGATTTTGGAGAGGAAATTACATCGATTCTGCAGGACGGCTCACAGTATGAATGGACCGTCATTGGCAGGAGTGCTGCAGAGAATGGGTTGAAAAATACCAAGTATGACGCAGTCGTTTATATTCCATCCAACTTTTCAAAGAACATCATGTCCTATGAAAGCAAGCAGCCTGAAAAAGCAAGTTTTGAATATACGGTGCAGAACCAGCTGAACTCACTGAACCGGGAAAAGGTTCTGCGTGAGATCCAGACTGCCACCAACCGTGTTAATGGAAAGATTTCAACATTGTATTGGACCTATGTATCCCAGGACCTTGAAAATGTGAAATCCCAGTTCGATACCATTTTACAAAAAGAAATAGACTTCCAGAATGCAATGCTCGCTTTCTATAAGCCTAGTTCAAAGAACCTGGCAGAGGAAATTGAACAGCAGCGCAATATGCTGGAGAGCATTCAATCGACAGTGAAGACTACTGCCGAAAGCACTACTGAGGGTGAAAACAACCTCAGCCAATTTGAAGAGAACCTTGGCTCGTTTGTACAGTTTGTAGATCAGTATAAAGAATACCAGGATAATCAGCAAAATATCCTTCAAAAAATGCAGGATGAAAATGTAGTCAATATTCAAGCTGTTGCGGGAAAACAGCAGCCAACTTATTCTGAGGCACTTAGTGTATTGAATAAGGGGAATCAGGAATTGGCTGGCGGGATTGATAGTGTGGAAAAGCAGCTTGAGGAGAATAGTGAAGTGTTTGGTGATTTATCGGCTATCCGTAACGATCAGGTAGGTCGACAAATGAATGCTTTAAAAACATATTTTCAAGAACAAGAAGCAGCTTCATTCAATAAAGCAGCTGAAAATATCGGGTTATTGAAAGGGGAACTATCCAATGGACAACAACCGGGAAATCCAGGTGCAGGATCAGGAACAGCATCTAACAAAAATCCTGGGGGAGCCAAAGCTAATTCTATAACAGCGGCCAGTTTAGAAGCCCCATCTTTACTTGGTATGGAAGAGGAAAGAAATGAAATTTTAAGCGTTGAAAAAGAGATTACAAATTTGAAAACATCTTTAGAGACGATAGAAGGTACCAAGCCGGAACAAGTTGTTTCTGCTTTGACTGTGTTACCTGCTTTATCCCAGCGCCTAATAGCAGTAGAGCAAAAACTGGCAGCGAAGGATTCTGGAGAAAACCCGCTGCAAAAAATAGTTGAGGAACTTCAGAAAGTAAATGCCAAATTAATTGAAGACCTTACCAACCTGGATGCAGCTTATAAAAGTTTAGAGGAAGAAAAGAATAGCCTCTTAGATCAGCTTGGGGCTTCAATGAGTTTCTCTTCTATGATCAATCTTATAGAGGAGAAAGAACAGCAAATCATAGAACTCGGTTTTAACTTAGCTGCTTTTAATAATGAAATTACGAATACTAAACCTGTAAAAATGATGGAGTATTATGCCTCACTTATTCAGTATGAAGATTTAATAAAAAATTCGTACAGTCAAAATCCTGAAAAGGTGGAAGAGCTTGTACAGAAATTAAATTCTATAGTAGCTGTGAATGAGGAAGAACAAAAGGTGTGGGATAACCTGAACACAGCAATACCATCATCTCAGCAAAAGCTGACAGACCTCGAAGGTCAGTTTACTGCATTCTTCACAGATTACAATAAAAAAATTAAAGAACAGCAAGCAGCAATCGAGACAGATTTAAACGCTCTCCAAGAGAATGCCAATTCAGTAAGAGAGCAAATTCAAACATCATCAACGAATACACCAGTTCCTGTAGATAGCATCGACGGTACTTCTGTGATGGTCAAACAGGAAGGAATCAGCCAAAGAATGCTGATGATTAATGATCTTGTTGGGTCTATCGGGGAGAACCAAAGCAATATCGTGTCCTATACAAGTGAGCTTGAGCAAAAGGTGCAAAGTGTCCAGCAGGATGCAGATACACTGAATTCCAAGTGGGGCTCGAACGTAGAGACGACTCAGATGTTCCGGGATGATATTTACAACCTTCTTGGTAATACCTATGTGAATGGCCAAAAGAATGGCCCGGTATACGAACAATTATCCAATCCGCTTCAAATCAGCGGAGAAACAGCTGCAAAGAAAGAAGAAAGCAAGCTGCCGCCGGTTGTTGTGTTGGCCATTGTTCTGCTCAGCAGCTTAATGATCGGATACTTCAGCCATTATTTCAAAAATGCGCCGATGCTTGTCCATGCTTCCATGTTTGTACTGCTGAATCTTATTGTTGGTCTGATTATCAGCATATTTGGCCTTAATATTTACTCAATGGAACAGGATCGGGCTATTGAGTGGACGATATTCACCATATTGCTGCTGACTGCGGCTTCAGCCATTGTGCTGGCAGGATTCAAGATCGGCAATCTGGCAGGATGGATTTTGAGCGTTGGTCTCATTGCCTTCTTCATTAGTCCGTTCCTGGCTCTTACAGCACCGAATATTAACTATGAAGATCCAATGTCCAAGGTATATATGTCCATCCAGTATGATTCGCAATCACTGTTTGTTCCGGCTATTCTCATACTGCTTGGCATCATAGCCTTCCTTGCCATCATTCCATTTGCAGTCCGGTCGATAAAAGACCTGCGTACAAAAAGGGATGAGGATCAGGCTTATGAAGCTTAA